The Gillisia sp. Hel_I_86 genome has a segment encoding these proteins:
- a CDS encoding IS1634 family transposase — translation MGVASLFLRMFLRKLKNRSGSISVQIISKERGKYKVVKSIGSSSNEQEIQKLVFLGKQEIERLEAQGKLFVSENDIVVEQLFEALGNASIKTAGPEIIFGKIYDGIGFNEINEDLFRHLVIARLAFPLSKLKTIEYLYRFQGVRLDIDAVYRFLDKLNDRLKTQVEQISFAHTLKVLGGKISIVFYDMTTLYFEASDEDDLRKAGFSKDGKHQNPQIFLGLLVGLGGYAISYDIFEGNIYEGHTLIPFIEKTTAKFNLEKPVIVADAGLLSNSNILALEEKGYQYIIGARLKNEPEKIKKQILAKKLIDGQMIKIPKAEKTRLIVTYANNRAAKDEHNRKRGLQRLEKRIKSGKLTKSNINNKGYNKYLKMQGDVTIEIDYEKFWKDNAWDGLKGYVTNTELSDKLVVENYKNLWHIEKAFRMSKTDLRIRPIYHRLRHRIEAHICISFTAYSIYKELERLLHTENSTISLRKAAELTHNIYQITYTLPDSKHTKSKLLKMDDQQAELYQIIEKNF, via the coding sequence ATGGGTGTTGCAAGCCTATTTTTGAGGATGTTTTTAAGAAAATTAAAGAATCGTTCTGGTAGTATATCGGTACAAATTATTTCCAAAGAAAGAGGGAAATACAAGGTTGTTAAGTCTATTGGCAGCAGTAGCAATGAGCAGGAGATCCAAAAACTTGTTTTTCTGGGAAAGCAGGAAATAGAAAGACTGGAGGCTCAGGGAAAATTGTTTGTTTCAGAAAATGACATTGTTGTTGAGCAGTTATTTGAAGCTTTGGGCAATGCCAGTATTAAAACCGCGGGCCCGGAAATTATTTTTGGAAAAATATATGACGGCATCGGTTTTAATGAGATCAATGAAGATCTGTTTCGCCATTTGGTGATTGCCAGATTGGCCTTTCCTTTGAGCAAATTAAAGACTATTGAATACCTGTACCGGTTTCAAGGTGTAAGGCTGGATATAGATGCTGTATATCGTTTCCTGGACAAGCTCAATGACCGTTTAAAAACACAGGTTGAGCAGATTTCTTTTGCACATACTTTAAAAGTTCTTGGAGGTAAGATCAGTATTGTCTTCTATGATATGACCACACTTTATTTTGAGGCCAGCGATGAGGATGATCTTAGAAAAGCAGGCTTCAGTAAGGATGGGAAGCATCAGAACCCCCAGATCTTTCTTGGTTTGTTGGTGGGGCTTGGAGGCTATGCTATTAGCTATGATATTTTCGAAGGCAATATTTATGAAGGGCATACTTTGATTCCATTCATAGAAAAAACAACAGCAAAATTTAATTTGGAAAAACCTGTGATTGTTGCCGATGCTGGCTTATTGTCAAATTCCAACATCTTGGCCCTTGAAGAAAAAGGTTACCAATATATCATTGGGGCAAGGTTAAAAAACGAACCAGAAAAAATAAAGAAACAGATACTGGCAAAAAAGCTTATCGATGGCCAGATGATCAAAATACCAAAGGCTGAAAAAACCCGTCTGATTGTTACCTATGCCAACAATCGAGCGGCAAAAGATGAGCACAACCGAAAAAGAGGATTGCAGCGCCTGGAAAAGCGGATAAAGTCTGGAAAGCTCACCAAATCCAACATCAACAATAAGGGTTACAATAAATATTTAAAAATGCAGGGGGATGTGACCATTGAAATTGATTATGAAAAATTCTGGAAAGACAACGCCTGGGATGGATTGAAAGGCTATGTAACCAATACAGAACTATCAGATAAACTCGTAGTCGAAAATTACAAAAATTTATGGCATATTGAAAAGGCCTTCAGAATGTCAAAGACCGATTTACGAATACGGCCCATTTACCACAGATTACGTCACCGGATCGAAGCCCATATCTGCATCTCATTTACGGCTTACAGTATCTATAAGGAATTGGAAAGGTTGCTGCACACAGAAAACTCTACTATATCACTAAGAAAAGCAGCAGAACTCACACATAATATATATCAAATAACTTATACCCTTCCTGATTCTAAACACACTAAATCAAAGCTCCTGAAAATGGATGATCAGCAGGCAGAATTATATCAAATCATCGAGAAAAATTTCTAG
- a CDS encoding SHOCT domain-containing protein, with translation MEIIKNRFAKGEISKEDYEEAIKKI, from the coding sequence TTGGAGATCATTAAAAACCGGTTTGCCAAGGGCGAGATCTCCAAAGAAGATTATGAGGAAGCCATAAAAAAAATTTAA
- a CDS encoding copper resistance protein CopZ — MKQKFQIKHISCGGCIARVKKIPEEHLKIEKAEILTAPKGTALITMNEALSVTKL; from the coding sequence ATGAAACAAAAATTTCAAATAAAACACATCAGTTGTGGTGGATGTATTGCAAGGGTGAAGAAGATACCGGAAGAACATCTCAAGATTGAAAAAGCAGAGATTTTAACGGCTCCAAAAGGAACAGCGCTTATCACGATGAATGAAGCACTTTCAGTGACCAAATTATAA
- a CDS encoding rhodanese-like domain-containing protein, whose product MPYRINYFEDHPEIFEKYKLKHSPLLIVDEKVESVGMPEIDKIKELKARIKDISQIRTPKREENHMIPKNIGTEPGLVEVDVTWGSIQSIKAAQSVHTIGELEVYQHHMKGYSIIDARKPGTSGSVTIPGSKNIPYDELVERMDELDENNPSIFFCNGPQCPQSSTAIKNLVDAGYPADRILYYRGGMHDWITLGLPVQQL is encoded by the coding sequence TTGCCCTACAGGATAAATTATTTCGAGGATCATCCAGAAATATTTGAAAAATATAAATTGAAGCACTCACCATTATTAATTGTAGATGAAAAAGTTGAATCTGTTGGTATGCCCGAAATAGATAAAATAAAGGAACTAAAGGCAAGAATTAAGGATATATCCCAGATCAGAACCCCTAAAAGAGAGGAGAACCATATGATTCCCAAAAATATAGGAACAGAACCTGGCTTAGTGGAAGTTGATGTAACATGGGGCAGTATTCAATCGATAAAGGCTGCACAATCCGTGCATACAATTGGTGAGTTAGAAGTTTATCAGCACCACATGAAGGGTTATTCCATTATCGATGCTCGAAAACCCGGCACCTCAGGTTCAGTAACTATTCCAGGCTCTAAAAATATTCCTTATGACGAGTTGGTGGAAAGAATGGATGAATTGGACGAAAACAACCCCAGTATATTTTTTTGCAATGGCCCCCAATGCCCGCAATCATCAACAGCTATAAAGAACCTCGTGGATGCAGGTTATCCAGCTGATAGAATTTTATACTACAGGGGAGGAATGCACGACTGGATCACGTTAGGTCTTCCAGTACAACAATTATAA
- a CDS encoding DUF302 domain-containing protein: protein MTFEETVQHVKNNIAKLGLDLVGEFDVKQYLDSSFEKMPRHLILMVCETETTSKLIASDIQMSILFPRHITIKEVEDNSVIEVSIENPYTTWSFSMKKDVMDVAKNTKSTLIKVLDNIEQLHMKL, encoded by the coding sequence ATAACTTTTGAAGAGACAGTACAACACGTAAAAAATAACATCGCAAAACTAGGTCTTGACCTTGTTGGCGAATTTGACGTTAAACAGTATCTAGACTCTAGCTTTGAAAAGATGCCACGGCACCTCATTCTAATGGTATGTGAAACAGAAACCACATCAAAATTAATTGCTAGCGACATTCAAATGAGCATTCTCTTTCCGCGCCATATAACTATTAAAGAAGTGGAAGATAATTCTGTTATAGAAGTGTCTATAGAAAATCCCTATACTACTTGGTCGTTCTCCATGAAAAAGGACGTAATGGATGTGGCAAAAAACACGAAGAGCACCTTGATAAAGGTTCTTGACAATATCGAACAACTTCACATGAAATTATAA
- a CDS encoding DUF2892 domain-containing protein, whose translation MKNKNRVFRAIVGSFILISLSLAIYVNINWLWFTAFVGANLLQSSITKWCLMDIILAKLGLKD comes from the coding sequence ATGAAAAACAAAAATAGAGTCTTTAGAGCTATTGTAGGATCATTTATACTTATAAGCTTATCGCTAGCCATTTACGTAAATATAAACTGGTTGTGGTTTACGGCATTTGTAGGAGCAAATTTGCTACAGTCTTCAATTACAAAATGGTGTTTAATGGATATTATTTTAGCAAAACTTGGTTTGAAGGATTAG
- a CDS encoding efflux RND transporter permease subunit, giving the protein MKEGLAGKIAKGFISSKLTVLLMIVFMVVGVYSSFLIPREEEPQIDVPMADIFVGYPGASPTEVESRVTKPLEKIISNIKGVEYVYSTSMKEQGMVIVQFYVGEDMERSYVKLYNELMKNMDQMPPNVTQPLVKTRAIDDVPVLGLTLWSENYNDYQLRQIANELTHEIEKVPDVSVTQKIGGRDRQVRVVLDKDKMASSGVDFLSITEKIKANNQQLSSGSFDSQDSEFLVTTGSFLKSAKDVENLIVGVQGKQPVYLKQVARVVDGPEISKEYVNFGYGQAGEQAADYSSEYPAVTISVAKRKGADAMKIADVILEKVEHLKTSLIPDDVHVEVTRNYGETASQKVSELLMHLLGAIIAVTLVVMLAMGWRGGLVVFLSVPITFALTLLSYYMLDYTLNRITLFALVFVTGIVVDDSIIIAENMHRHFKMKRLPFKQAAIYAINEVGNPTILATLTVIASVLPMAFVSGLMGPYMSPMPIGASIAMILSLFVALTITPYLGYIFLREKVKKGQKQEEVKKVPLENNLIYRLYAKFETPLIENPKKRWVFLGITFLLLLGSIALFFTETVAVKMLPFDNKNEFQIIIDMPEGTTLERTAVVTKEISQYLSQRPEIVNYQSYVGTSAPITFNGLVRHYDLRGASNTADIQVNLTKKGDRSAQSHDIAKLLRPDIQKIAGKYGANVKVVEVPPGPPVLSTIVAEIYGPDYEKQIEVANEVKTILNNTQDVVDVDWLVEADQTEYDFEIDKEKSMLYGIAPQQIVYTLKSALGEGAITFLYDEDATQPVGIILALDEKEKSSISDISQIQITSQNGQMVSVGDLVEVKEKTLDKSIYRKNQKRVVYVMADMAGELESPVYAILGMEDKLKEIELPKGYSMNELYLEQPQYEDDYTVKWDGEWQITLEVFRDLGIAFLGVIIIIYILIVGWFQNFKAPIVMMVAIPLSLVGIVLGHWIMGAFFTATSFIGMIALAGIMVRNSVLLIDFVNLRLEDGIPLKQAVIEAGAVRTTPILLTAGTVVIGAFVILFDPIFQGLAISLMGGTIVSTILTLLVVPLVYYMIERKNYK; this is encoded by the coding sequence ATGAAAGAAGGATTAGCAGGTAAAATTGCCAAAGGTTTTATAAGTTCAAAACTTACGGTACTCCTCATGATTGTGTTCATGGTAGTGGGGGTTTATAGTTCGTTTTTAATTCCGCGCGAGGAAGAGCCGCAAATAGACGTTCCCATGGCCGACATATTTGTCGGGTACCCGGGAGCCAGCCCTACTGAGGTGGAATCACGGGTTACCAAGCCTCTGGAAAAAATAATTTCAAATATTAAGGGGGTAGAATATGTGTATTCTACTTCCATGAAGGAACAGGGGATGGTTATTGTCCAGTTTTATGTGGGCGAAGATATGGAGCGTTCGTATGTGAAGCTTTATAATGAGCTGATGAAAAATATGGATCAAATGCCACCTAATGTTACGCAGCCCCTTGTAAAAACCAGGGCCATTGATGATGTCCCCGTTTTGGGGCTCACCCTTTGGAGTGAGAACTATAACGACTACCAGCTTAGGCAAATAGCGAATGAACTCACTCATGAAATTGAAAAAGTACCGGATGTTTCCGTTACCCAAAAAATAGGTGGTAGAGACCGCCAGGTAAGGGTGGTACTTGATAAAGATAAAATGGCTTCCAGCGGAGTCGATTTTCTAAGCATTACCGAAAAAATCAAAGCGAACAATCAACAACTTTCCTCGGGAAGTTTTGATTCCCAAGATTCAGAATTCCTTGTAACTACAGGTAGTTTCCTGAAGTCGGCAAAAGATGTCGAGAACCTTATTGTAGGGGTACAGGGCAAACAGCCGGTTTACTTAAAACAGGTTGCCAGGGTTGTGGATGGACCTGAAATATCCAAGGAATATGTGAATTTTGGATATGGCCAGGCCGGGGAACAGGCTGCAGATTACTCCTCAGAATACCCCGCAGTGACCATTTCGGTAGCTAAAAGAAAAGGGGCCGATGCCATGAAAATTGCCGATGTGATCCTTGAAAAAGTAGAACATTTAAAAACTTCTTTAATTCCCGATGATGTTCATGTTGAGGTTACCCGAAATTATGGCGAAACCGCTTCCCAAAAGGTATCGGAACTGCTGATGCACCTTTTGGGGGCGATTATAGCAGTAACCCTAGTGGTAATGCTTGCCATGGGATGGCGGGGCGGCCTGGTAGTGTTCCTCTCGGTTCCTATTACCTTTGCCCTTACCCTGCTTAGTTACTATATGTTGGATTATACCCTTAATAGGATTACCCTTTTTGCCCTGGTATTTGTCACCGGGATTGTGGTAGATGATTCTATTATTATAGCCGAAAATATGCATAGGCATTTCAAGATGAAACGCCTCCCATTTAAACAAGCTGCTATTTATGCCATTAATGAAGTTGGAAACCCGACTATTCTGGCCACCTTAACTGTAATCGCTTCAGTACTGCCTATGGCATTTGTAAGCGGACTCATGGGGCCTTATATGAGCCCTATGCCGATTGGTGCTTCCATCGCGATGATCTTGTCCTTGTTTGTCGCTCTCACCATTACTCCGTATCTAGGATATATCTTTCTACGCGAAAAGGTGAAAAAAGGCCAAAAACAAGAGGAAGTAAAAAAGGTGCCTCTGGAAAACAATTTGATATACAGGCTTTACGCTAAGTTTGAAACGCCACTGATTGAAAACCCTAAAAAACGATGGGTCTTTTTAGGGATTACCTTTTTACTTTTACTAGGCTCTATTGCTCTTTTTTTTACAGAAACCGTCGCTGTAAAAATGCTGCCTTTTGATAACAAAAATGAATTTCAAATTATTATAGATATGCCCGAAGGCACTACCCTGGAACGAACAGCGGTAGTAACCAAAGAGATTAGCCAGTATCTCTCGCAACGTCCTGAAATTGTAAATTACCAAAGTTATGTGGGTACTTCGGCGCCGATCACCTTTAATGGACTAGTTAGGCATTACGATTTACGCGGTGCCAGTAATACGGCAGATATCCAGGTAAACTTGACCAAAAAAGGAGACCGCAGTGCTCAAAGCCATGATATTGCCAAATTGCTAAGACCGGACATTCAAAAAATAGCAGGAAAGTATGGCGCCAATGTAAAAGTTGTAGAAGTACCGCCAGGACCACCAGTGCTCTCTACCATCGTAGCCGAAATTTACGGACCAGATTATGAAAAACAAATCGAAGTCGCCAATGAAGTAAAGACGATCCTAAACAATACCCAAGATGTGGTGGATGTGGACTGGCTGGTAGAAGCCGATCAAACCGAGTATGATTTTGAAATAGACAAAGAAAAGTCAATGTTGTATGGAATTGCGCCCCAGCAAATTGTATATACTTTAAAAAGTGCCTTGGGAGAAGGGGCAATCACCTTTCTTTATGATGAAGATGCTACCCAACCAGTAGGAATTATATTGGCCCTAGATGAAAAAGAAAAATCTTCCATAAGTGATATTTCCCAGATACAAATAACTTCGCAAAATGGCCAAATGGTTTCGGTTGGCGATTTGGTTGAAGTGAAAGAAAAAACGCTAGATAAAAGCATCTACCGTAAAAACCAGAAACGCGTGGTTTATGTGATGGCCGATATGGCCGGAGAACTGGAAAGTCCGGTTTATGCCATCCTCGGAATGGAAGACAAATTAAAAGAAATTGAACTTCCGAAAGGTTACAGCATGAACGAACTTTATCTGGAACAACCACAGTATGAAGACGATTATACTGTAAAATGGGATGGGGAATGGCAAATCACCCTTGAAGTATTCAGGGATCTGGGAATAGCCTTCCTGGGGGTAATCATTATCATCTATATTCTTATTGTAGGCTGGTTCCAGAACTTCAAAGCCCCAATAGTTATGATGGTGGCCATTCCACTATCATTAGTGGGGATTGTATTGGGCCATTGGATCATGGGGGCATTCTTTACTGCCACTTCCTTTATTGGAATGATCGCGCTGGCAGGAATCATGGTAAGGAACTCGGTACTATTAATAGATTTCGTGAATTTAAGGCTTGAAGATGGTATCCCGCTAAAGCAGGCGGTAATAGAAGCCGGAGCTGTGAGGACCACACCTATTTTGCTTACCGCGGGAACTGTGGTAATAGGGGCTTTTGTGATCCTTTTTGATCCTATTTTCCAAGGGCTTGCAATCTCCCTTATGGGAGGAACCATTGTTTCTACCATACTTACGTTGCTGGTAGTGCCACTTGTATATTATATGATCGAAAGGAAAAACTATAAATAA
- a CDS encoding efflux RND transporter periplasmic adaptor subunit, with the protein MQIKLYTLALLTAGLLISCGGDEDKTATDKKAAIKVSLSSPAEGTNPFVTVSGKIEAVNNANLSTRMMGFINKIHVNIGDKVKKGQLLISINNSDLQAQLAQVNAKITEATAAYNNAEKDYERFKSLFEENSASRNELDDVTANYEMAKARLEAARQMKNETESQFAYVNIRAPFSGVITNKFAEEGTLANPGMPLLAMEAPGAFEVRATVPESEISSIQPGTSVKVLVKSIDKTIEGKVSEVGTSAKNTSGQYPVKISLQETNADILSGMYVSIQFPIEKTNTSQTILIPESAIITRGDLKGIYTVSTQNTAVLRWIRTGRSYGDNIEVLSGLKAEEQYITGAEGKLYNGARLSVE; encoded by the coding sequence ATGCAAATTAAATTATACACCCTTGCTCTTTTAACCGCTGGACTTTTAATAAGCTGTGGCGGGGACGAAGACAAAACCGCAACCGATAAAAAAGCCGCCATTAAAGTCAGTCTTAGTTCGCCCGCTGAGGGCACCAATCCGTTTGTAACCGTGAGCGGAAAAATTGAAGCTGTAAACAATGCCAATCTGAGCACCCGAATGATGGGTTTTATAAACAAAATTCATGTAAACATTGGTGATAAGGTTAAAAAAGGCCAGCTATTGATATCTATAAATAATTCCGATTTGCAGGCACAGCTGGCGCAGGTAAATGCTAAAATCACCGAAGCTACCGCAGCATATAACAATGCCGAAAAAGATTACGAGCGTTTTAAATCTTTATTTGAAGAAAATAGCGCCTCCAGAAATGAACTGGATGATGTTACGGCCAATTATGAAATGGCCAAAGCGAGGCTAGAAGCCGCCAGGCAAATGAAAAATGAAACAGAATCCCAGTTTGCCTATGTGAACATTAGGGCTCCCTTTAGCGGGGTGATTACCAATAAATTTGCAGAAGAAGGTACTCTGGCCAACCCGGGAATGCCCCTGCTGGCAATGGAAGCTCCCGGAGCTTTTGAAGTAAGGGCAACAGTTCCAGAATCGGAAATTTCGTCAATTCAACCGGGAACCTCGGTGAAGGTGCTTGTGAAATCCATAGATAAAACTATTGAAGGAAAAGTAAGTGAGGTAGGAACTTCAGCAAAAAATACCAGTGGACAGTATCCCGTAAAAATAAGTTTGCAGGAAACCAATGCTGATATACTTTCAGGAATGTATGTGAGCATACAGTTTCCAATTGAAAAAACAAACACCTCCCAGACAATATTAATACCTGAATCGGCCATTATTACCCGTGGGGATTTAAAAGGTATTTACACGGTGAGCACTCAAAATACAGCTGTGCTTCGATGGATACGTACCGGCAGAAGTTACGGTGATAATATTGAAGTATTATCGGGCCTTAAAGCCGAGGAGCAATATATCACAGGTGCCGAAGGAAAGCTTTATAACGGAGCCAGGCTTAGTGTAGAGTAA
- a CDS encoding TolC family protein, with the protein MIASKLPLYITIFLFGLVLQAQEVRTIAKEEVISRVKENNQKLKISEQEFFEARADYRQTNAVFLPNIKLSHTGFTTNNPLMAFGSKLNQEIISQSDFNPDLLNNPDRIENFATKIAVEQPLINMDGIYQRKAARSKMEASEFRTQRTEEYMMLEVEKSYMQLQLAHKAVAVLEKAKEATLANKKLANDRLKQGYLQRSDVLIVEVRVTEVDNQLQYAKSNVKNASDYLSFLMNEPQGVILMPLDSLQLESLPEASSRKVLAERADIKAMEMATEVRKKMHQADQMAFLPRLNAFGSYELYDDELFTGDANGYLVGMALSWDILQGTKRFGKADKSKAEYEKAKLEYEQYVSKSQLELNKAKRALTDAENKLRLTSLAIEQSKESLRILTNRFKQGLEKTTDLLMAETQYSEKELEYFQTVYEYNYALAYLDFLSAG; encoded by the coding sequence ATGATAGCTAGTAAACTTCCATTATATATCACTATTTTTTTATTTGGACTGGTGCTTCAGGCCCAGGAAGTAAGAACCATAGCAAAAGAAGAAGTTATTTCCAGAGTAAAGGAAAACAACCAGAAACTTAAAATATCTGAACAGGAATTCTTTGAAGCTAGAGCAGATTACCGCCAAACCAATGCGGTATTTCTTCCCAATATAAAATTGTCCCATACTGGGTTTACCACCAACAATCCGCTGATGGCTTTTGGTTCCAAATTAAATCAGGAGATTATTTCCCAGAGTGATTTTAATCCTGACTTACTGAATAATCCCGACAGAATTGAAAATTTTGCCACCAAGATAGCGGTAGAACAACCCCTAATTAATATGGACGGCATTTACCAACGAAAAGCAGCTAGAAGTAAAATGGAAGCCAGTGAATTTCGAACCCAGCGCACTGAAGAATATATGATGCTGGAAGTTGAAAAATCCTATATGCAGTTACAATTGGCCCACAAGGCCGTAGCTGTTCTGGAAAAGGCAAAGGAGGCTACACTTGCCAATAAGAAACTCGCCAATGACAGATTGAAGCAAGGATATTTACAGAGGTCTGATGTGTTAATAGTAGAAGTGCGTGTAACCGAGGTTGACAATCAATTGCAATATGCCAAGAGTAATGTTAAGAATGCTTCAGATTACCTGTCTTTTCTAATGAATGAACCCCAGGGGGTCATACTGATGCCTTTAGATTCCCTTCAGCTGGAATCACTGCCTGAAGCATCCTCTAGAAAAGTACTAGCGGAACGTGCTGATATTAAAGCCATGGAAATGGCTACCGAAGTACGTAAAAAGATGCACCAGGCCGATCAAATGGCTTTTTTGCCCCGCCTGAATGCTTTTGGAAGCTACGAGCTGTATGACGATGAATTATTCACTGGTGATGCCAATGGCTATCTGGTTGGGATGGCACTAAGCTGGGACATCCTACAGGGAACAAAACGTTTTGGTAAAGCCGATAAAAGTAAAGCCGAATATGAAAAGGCAAAGCTTGAATATGAGCAATATGTATCTAAAAGTCAGTTGGAACTGAACAAGGCGAAACGGGCTTTAACAGATGCCGAAAACAAACTCAGGCTTACCAGTCTCGCCATCGAGCAGTCTAAAGAATCACTGCGCATTCTAACAAACCGCTTTAAACAAGGACTGGAGAAAACCACCGACCTGTTGATGGCCGAAACCCAATATTCAGAAAAAGAACTGGAGTATTTCCAGACAGTTTATGAATACAATTATGCGCTGGCGTACTTGGACTTTTTAAGTGCTGGGTAA